TGGGGTATCCAAACGCAGGCAAGTCCACCCTTATCTCCCGCATATCCGCCGCAAAACCGAAAATAGCGGACTATCCGTTCACCACCATCACCCCCAATTTAGGCGTGGTGGAATGGTTGGAAGGTAAAACATACGTGGTGGCGGACATACCCGGATTGATCGAAGGCGCCGCCGAAGGGCGCGGACTTGGCCATCAGTTCCTTCGCCACGTGGAACGCACAAAGCTGTTGCTGCACCTTATCGACCCTGTGGCGGTGGAGGAAGGGCGCGATCCTGTGGCCGATTTCAAGGCCATAAACGCGGAGCTTGTGAAGTATTCGCCGGACCTTGCGGTAAAATCGCAGATAGTGGCGATAAGCAAGATGGACGCTGTGACGGACAAGGCCGGGCTTAAAAAGGCGGTCAAGAAATTGTCCAAGGCAAGCGGCGGCGAAGTTTTCACGATAAGCGCCGTGAGCGGCGAGGGGATAGACGACCTTAAGAAACTTATCGGGCGGCGGCTTTTGGAGATGAAGGAGGCGCAGATCGTGGAAGATATCCAGAAAGAAGAGCAGGACGATTTTTAGTTAGCCACAACAAGAATTTTCACCACAGAGGCACAGAGGCACAGAGGCACAGAGGGAAGAATATCTTAATCTCCCCGCCTCGGTGGTTATATCATCCCCCCAAAATCCATCAAAAAACACCTTGTGTATTCGTTGTACGTTCGCTTTTACTTAGTTTGAATCTTTTTTTGTTAAATTGAGTCTATTTTAGCTTGACGAGACCCCCCTGTATCTATTATAAATTCCAAGCTCTACGCTCGATGGCGGTTCAAGCGGAACCGGCAGGAAAAAAAGAGCGTTCAAAAGCACTGTCCACATTTTCATTACAGTTTATTCGTTCGCGCCCCTGCGCGGGCGAAAGTGGCTGATAGGGGTTTCTTTAATGGAATTAAGGGTGGCGGAACTGGCATGAAGGTTTTGTTCAGTTCATGGCGCGGAGAGGTTGTTGACAATCGCGGCAAAGCGCCCGACGATTGGGCCGACGCCGCCCAGATAAAGAAGCTTCCCACCGAATTTGGCCCCGGCCGCTCCGTTTCCGCTTTCATCGGATGGGACGGGATCATCTTAGCCTCCGAGCCGTACGATATAGTGGAGATGACCGCCAATTACGCGGCGGCGCTGCAGGCTTCTTCCTGCGCCAAATGTTTCCCCTGCCGCACCGGCACCAAGGTGATGGAAGACCTTTTGGCCGGCATCGTGGCGGGGAAAGGGGCCGAGGGGGACATCGCCCGGTTAAAAGATCTTTGCGCCACCATATCGCCCAATTCAAAGTGCGGCATCGGCCAGCTTGGCCCCATCGCCATAGAGCACGCCATCACGAATTTCCGGGATGATTTCCTGGCATATATCAAAGGCGGGAAAAAATCGGCCGGGCTGTACTATCCATACAAAATGACGGCGCCCTGCACGGCGGCCTGCCCCACGGGGATGGACATTCCCAGGTATATCGAATACATAAAAGACGGCGATTTCGCCGGGTCGCTTGCCACCATCCGGGAAGCGTGCCCCATGGCGGCGTCTTTGGGCCGGGCGTGTTTCCATCCGTGCGAGAACAACTGCCGCCGGGCCAACGTGGAAGCGCCGCTGGCCATATGCAAGCTTAAGCGCTCCGCCTGGGATTTTGAGTACCTGCACGCCGTCGAAAAACCATCCAATCCGAACATGAACACGCGGGATGAAAAGATCGCCGTGATCGGCGGCGGCATCGCCGGTGTGTCGGCCGCGTACTACCTGGCCCTCAAGGGATACCGGGTGACCATATTTGAAAAGCTGGACAATTTTGGGGGCGCGGCGTACACAGGCATACCGCATTACCGCATACCCAAAGACGTGCAGCGCGACGAGATCGCATATCTTGCCACCCTGGGGGTGGAGCTGAAGACAGGCGTCTGTTTCGGCAGGGACGAAACGTTCAAGAGCCTGCGCGAGAAGGGCTTTAAGGCTGTGTTCCTGGCCACCGGGGCGGACCTTTCAAAGAAGATGGGCGCCGAAGGTGAGGACGCGGGATACGAGGGATACTATCCCGGCATCAGCATCCTCAAGCAGGTTGTGATGAAGACCAGCCCGGAGGTGAAAGAGAAAACGCCGGTGGCGGACATCCCCAAATACAAACATGTGATGGTGGTCGGCGGCGGAAACACAGCCATGGACTGCGCCCGCACGTTCCGCAGGCTCGGCTCGAAGGTGACCATCGTTTATCGCCGCACGGAGAAAGAGTTGCCGGCGGATCCGCACGAGATTCACGAGTCCAAGGACGAGGGTGTCGAGTACGCGTTCCTGGAGGCGCCCACCCGGATCATCGCGGAGAACGGCAAAGTGACCGGGCTTGAGTGCCAGACGATGGAACTGGGAGAGCCGGACGCTTCGGGCCGCCGCAGGCCTGTGCCCAAGAAAGGGTCGGAGCATATCATCGCGGGTGATTGCGTGATCTCCGCCATCGGGCAGGATTGCGACATCTTCTACCTGAAGGAAGACGCCAACATCAAGATAAGCAAGTGGGACAACCCCGTTGCCGACAACGACACGATGCAGACAGACGTTCCCGGCGTGTTCGCCGGGGGGGACTGCATGATCGGCCCGATGACCCTTGTGGTGGCGGCCGGGCATGGACGGCGCGCGGCGCAGAGCATAGACCAGTTCCTGCGCGGCGGGAAGCCGTCCATCAACGACACCCAGAGGATGGAGAACCTTATCGCCGCCATCGGCGCGTACAACAAGAAAGAAGAGATAGCCAATCCGAAAGGATGGGACAGGCAGGTGATGCCATACTGCGACAGGGACGGGAAATTGCACGCCTTCACCGAGGTGGAGCTTGGATACACCCAGGAGCAGGCGATGGAAGAGGCGGCCCGCTGCATGCGCTGTTACATCGTTGGGATGGCCGCCGTCACGGGAGGAGGGGCGAAATGAGCGATCATGCAGTGAAAGCCGCTCCGGCCACGATTGAATTGACCATAGACGGAAAGCTTGTCACCGTCCCGCGCGGGACGACCATATTGAACGCGGCGCGCCAGAACGGCGTGTACATACCCACGCTTTGCTATGTTGAAAAGCTCAACCCCATCGGCTCTTGCAGGCTTTGCTCGGTGGAGGTGGAGGGTTCCAAAGGCCCCATAATGTCGTGTGTCACCCCGGTGACCTCCGGGATGAAAGTGACCACCCAGAGCGAGGCTCTGGCGGCCCACCGGCAAAAGATGATGCGGTTTATATTGACCAACCACCCGCTGGACTGCCCTGTGTGCGAGCGGAGCGGAGAATGCTCGCTTCAGAACCGGACGTTCGAGCTGGACGTCGTCGGCCATGATTACAGGACGGATGGACACAAAAAGACTCCGGTGGCCAACTGGAAGGCGTTGCGTTACGACCGCAACCTTTGCATTTTCTGCGAACGGTGCGTGAAGATATGCAGGGAAGTGCAGGGGATCGCGGCGCTTTCGATAGACGGATGGGGATATAAGGCGAGGATCAAGCCGAACGCGGGGGAGACGCTGGACTGCGATTTCTGCGGCCAGTGCCTGTCCGTATGCCCGGTGGGCGCCATATCAAGCTCGATCATATTCAACGGGCGCTCATGGGAGATGGACAAGACCCAGACCGTGTGCCCGTATTGCGCCGTGGGATGCTCGTTCCACGCCAACACGAGGAAAGGCTCGCTTGTCCGTATCACAAGCGACGACACCATCGGGGTGAACAACGGCAACCTATGCGCCCGCGGCAGGTTCGGTTTCGAGGCGCACCAGGGCGAGAACAGGGTGAAGACCCCCCTTGTCCGCAAGGGCGGGCGGCTGGAACCGGCCACGTGGGAAGAGGCCATCGCGCTTGCCGCGTCAAAACTGAAACAGATACATGCCGCAAGCGGGCCCGGCTCCATCGCAGTGATCGGCGGCGAGGGGCTTTATAACGAGGACGCATACGTATTGCAGAAGGTCTTCCGCGCCGGGCTTGGCGTGTGGAGGATAGACAATCCCGCCAACATGAGAAATCCGGAGCTTAACAGCGGGATTTGCGACACGTTCGGCGGCGCGGCCCCCATCGTTGAATATTCCGAAATCAGGAAGGCCGATTCGTTCTTCTTCTTCGGCGCCGACGCGGAGAAAGAGAATCCGGTGATAGCCAACATGGTGCGCATGAAGGTGCGTGACCATGGCGCGCCGATGTTCGCGGCGAACACAAGGAACATCGGATTCGCCCCGGCGTTCGACAGGAAAGTGATATTCGCCCCCGGCTCCGAGGCCGCGCTGGTGGCGGGGATTATCCGGGCCATGCTCGACACCAACATAAAAGATAACCGCGCCGCAAAAGCCGCAGGCGCAAATCCTCTGCTCGGCAAGAGCGCGCAAAGCGTGAGCGTGGAGGATGCGGCGAAAGTTTCGGGAGTGAGCGCCGGGGAGATCAGGGCGCTGGCCGCGGC
This genomic interval from Nitrospinota bacterium contains the following:
- a CDS encoding molybdopterin-dependent oxidoreductase, producing the protein MSDHAVKAAPATIELTIDGKLVTVPRGTTILNAARQNGVYIPTLCYVEKLNPIGSCRLCSVEVEGSKGPIMSCVTPVTSGMKVTTQSEALAAHRQKMMRFILTNHPLDCPVCERSGECSLQNRTFELDVVGHDYRTDGHKKTPVANWKALRYDRNLCIFCERCVKICREVQGIAALSIDGWGYKARIKPNAGETLDCDFCGQCLSVCPVGAISSSIIFNGRSWEMDKTQTVCPYCAVGCSFHANTRKGSLVRITSDDTIGVNNGNLCARGRFGFEAHQGENRVKTPLVRKGGRLEPATWEEAIALAASKLKQIHAASGPGSIAVIGGEGLYNEDAYVLQKVFRAGLGVWRIDNPANMRNPELNSGICDTFGGAAPIVEYSEIRKADSFFFFGADAEKENPVIANMVRMKVRDHGAPMFAANTRNIGFAPAFDRKVIFAPGSEAALVAGIIRAMLDTNIKDNRAAKAAGANPLLGKSAQSVSVEDAAKVSGVSAGEIRALAAAFLKNGAPLVVMGSGVYTHPKGAQIAKGLINLATLLGGKAMLYRESANSQGVNGMGISPSHLPGYMKAGDEKAAAHYSQKWGKKISPASGDGLGIFDGLAQKKIKAVVIAGADPVTHSEGGGSIAQALAGAEFTVVTTQFLTETALLANVVFPSSTSMERDGACVNNEGRTQSIKKVIEPAGQSRPDWEIFAALGSALGLNLAYTAAADVAAEIAADVPANAALSGDGGAFEFDTAAQLPARGGDYPMMLVTGSSLFHHGTMSRQCPALNSLDSAAELEICAADAEKLGFKDGDGVLVESKEGSIKLKAAVTAKSPSGVVFVAKNFENAPALHLFAGGQAAVAVKISKLA
- a CDS encoding FAD-dependent oxidoreductase, whose protein sequence is MKVLFSSWRGEVVDNRGKAPDDWADAAQIKKLPTEFGPGRSVSAFIGWDGIILASEPYDIVEMTANYAAALQASSCAKCFPCRTGTKVMEDLLAGIVAGKGAEGDIARLKDLCATISPNSKCGIGQLGPIAIEHAITNFRDDFLAYIKGGKKSAGLYYPYKMTAPCTAACPTGMDIPRYIEYIKDGDFAGSLATIREACPMAASLGRACFHPCENNCRRANVEAPLAICKLKRSAWDFEYLHAVEKPSNPNMNTRDEKIAVIGGGIAGVSAAYYLALKGYRVTIFEKLDNFGGAAYTGIPHYRIPKDVQRDEIAYLATLGVELKTGVCFGRDETFKSLREKGFKAVFLATGADLSKKMGAEGEDAGYEGYYPGISILKQVVMKTSPEVKEKTPVADIPKYKHVMVVGGGNTAMDCARTFRRLGSKVTIVYRRTEKELPADPHEIHESKDEGVEYAFLEAPTRIIAENGKVTGLECQTMELGEPDASGRRRPVPKKGSEHIIAGDCVISAIGQDCDIFYLKEDANIKISKWDNPVADNDTMQTDVPGVFAGGDCMIGPMTLVVAAGHGRRAAQSIDQFLRGGKPSINDTQRMENLIAAIGAYNKKEEIANPKGWDRQVMPYCDRDGKLHAFTEVELGYTQEQAMEEAARCMRCYIVGMAAVTGGGAK
- the obgE gene encoding GTPase ObgE — its product is MNDFIDRVRINIKAGDGGAGSASFRREKFAPMGGPDGGDGGNGGSIIFVADHNLGTLLDFTYHRHFGAEDGERGGKRQMSGKSGDDLTLKVPVGTMLLDAQTGEQIADLDRDGKSIVAAKGGKGGWGNVHFKSSINQAPRRANPGTDGEKRMIVLELKLIADVGILGYPNAGKSTLISRISAAKPKIADYPFTTITPNLGVVEWLEGKTYVVADIPGLIEGAAEGRGLGHQFLRHVERTKLLLHLIDPVAVEEGRDPVADFKAINAELVKYSPDLAVKSQIVAISKMDAVTDKAGLKKAVKKLSKASGGEVFTISAVSGEGIDDLKKLIGRRLLEMKEAQIVEDIQKEEQDDF